The DNA segment TTTACATGTGATTGCCATATTTTATGCCTACCTTTACCTTACAGTGATGCGTTAACTATTATGTACTGCGATTACGCATTAAGTATTTGTTGGATTTCAACGGTGCTAAGGTGATACTGGCGAGGGCATGCTAACCAAACAGCAAGCATTCTTTGGTATTTTTCCCACATTGGTGTTTGAGAGTTAAAACCATGACTGCCACTATCAAAATGTGTATAACGCCCTTCTGTATTCACCATAAAACGCACATAGCTAAGATAGCGAGATTCTGTCGCTGCATCAAAGCCTATAAATGCGACACGGCGAGCATCTGGCATTTCTTGTTCTTTTAAGTTATCACGAGAAACTTGCAGTGCATGGTACATTTCCATGACGTTAATAATGGTACGGCAAGTCTCTTCTGACATTTCATCGAAATCACGGTCAAGTTCACGTAATTGTAATCCATAACCGCGTTCAATAATTGTCTGATAGCGACGATAACGTTCAGCGTTATCAGGATCCATCATAGTCATCATTTTATACTGATTAGAGAGGATCAAGCGTTGTGCGTGTGTCATTTCCATCATTAATTCTCCAAAGAAATTATTGGAAGGATCATGTCATTAATCAAAAGTATTGAGTAGTGCTAACTACGCGTTTTTTGATCTCAACGGGGTAATTCAGATGACAATCATGACAAACGAAGAAGGTAGAACAAATGTTCTACACATCATCAAGAAAAGAACGATCCAGTTGCTTAAAAGCACGTTTTAATAAATGGGCTAAAGAAAGGTAAGTCGGTGTTTGTTCAACAGGCGCTAAAGCGATACCTGCTTCTTCAAATTTCTCCCGAATTTCATAAAACCAGCGTAATAATGTTGCAGGAAGTGGCGTTGCTGCACGCTTACCTAACCACCATAATCCTTGCATTGGCAAGCTACAAGCAAAGAGCGCGGTTGTAATTGCTGGCCCCAAATTACCACCCAATGCGATTTGCCATGTCATTGTAAAAATGGCGATAGGTGGCATATAACGAATACCAAAGCGAGTTGCTTTGACAATACGATTTTCAGGGAAAACAGGCGCTAACTGCTTTTCAACCGGCCAGGTTTTTAAATACTCGTTACCCAAACGAAGCTTCTTAAAAAAGCCGGGGGGAGTCACTGTCGGTTCGCTCATAATGACCTCAATCAATTTCTTCTGTAACTTTTAAAAAATATCTATAAAGAATAAAAATCTTTTAGTAGAATTAAGTATATTTTGTCTTTGTTGCCTTTACTCTGTATCCTGTGCCCATTCTAAAGGTTTGTGGCAATAAAGCGCTATATTTTGTTTGCCGGCGTGATTTTCAACCCTTTTCGACGATTTTAACGCGAAAAGTTAATGGGTGAATAAAAATCGTCCAATTAATGATTGGCAACTATAATTAGCATCAAGTTTTTTACTTTAAGCATGATGCGCGTCATTAATGTCATCATAGGAATGCGATAGGCTTTTATGATTGACGTTTTATTAACCACCGTCTTTATAATATAAAAGACACTACGACAACAAGATAAATAGGTAATTCCATGTCAAGTAAGCTGGTGCTGGTACTGAACTGCGGTAGTTCTTCTCTTAAATTTGCAATTATCAACCCAGAAAATGGTGAAGAATTCCTGTCAGGTTTGGCTGAATGCTTCAACCTTCCTGAAGCCCGCCTGAAGTGGAAAATGGATGGCCAGAAACACGAAGCTGCGTTAGGCGCAGGTGCTGCTCATAGCGAAGCATTAAACTTTATCGTAAATACTATTCTGGCTCAAAAACCAGAACTTTCTGCACAAATCGCGTCTATTGGTCACCGTATTGTTCATGGTGGCGAGAAATTCACTAAATCTGTCGTGATCACTGACGAAGTTATCAAAGGTATTGAAGCAGCTATCCCATTTGCACCATTGCATAACCCAGCTCACCTTATTGGTATTGAAGAAGCGCGTAAAGCATTCCCTCACTTAATTGAAAAAATGGTTGCTGTTTTTGACACGGCTTTCCATCAAACAATGCCAGAAGAAGCTTATTTGTATGCTCTGCCATACAGCTTATATAAAGATCACAGCATCCGTCGTTATGGTGCTCACGGAACTAGCCATTTCTACGTTTCTCGTGAAGCCGCTAAAATGTTAAACAAACCTGTTGATGAACTGAACGTAATCACTTGCCACTTAGGTAATGGTGGTTCTGTTTCTGCTGTCGTTAACGGTAAATGTGTTGATACTTCTATGGGTCTGACTCCATTAGAAGGTTTAGTAATGGGTACTCGTAGTGGTGATATCGATCCTGCTATCGTGTTCCATTTACACGACACTTTAGGTATGAGCGTTGAAGACATCAACAAACTGCTGACTAAAGAATCAGGTCTGTTAGGTTTAACCGAAGTCACTAGTGACTGCCGTTATGTTGAAGATAACTACGACACTAAAGCAGACGCTAAACGTGCAATGGACGTTTACTGCCATCGCTTAGCGAAATACATCGGTTCTTACTGCGCACTGATGGAAGGTCGTTTAGACGCTATTATCTTCACTGGTGGTATCGGTGAAAATGCAGCAATGGTACGTGAATTATCTCTGAAAAAACTGGCTCTGTTAGGTTTTGAAGTTGATCATCAACGTAACTTAGATGCACGTTTCGGTAAATCAGGCACTATCACTACCGATAACAGCCGTCTTGCTGTTGTTATCCCAACTAACGAAGAGTTAGTTATCGCTCAGGACGCAAGTCGCCTGACCGCTTAAGTTCTTTGATGTACTGCCAGTGTAATGCTGGCAGTACTGTTTTACATAACGAGCAACCGATATTTAAAGAGGTTTCCGTGTCCCGTACAATTATGTTAGTCCCAACTGATACACGCGTAGGTTTAACCAGCGTCAGCTTGGGTGTTATCCGTTCTATGGAACAAAAAGGCGTTAGCCTTAGCGTGTTCAAACCAATTGCACAACCTCGTGTAAAAGGTGCTTTAGACCAGACAACTGCGATTATCCGCTCTCACTCCACTATTCAATCATCAGAACCTTTAAACATGGATTATGTTGAGTCTCTACTCAGCTCAAACCAAAAAGATGTTTTGATGGAAGAAATTG comes from the Proteus appendicitidis genome and includes:
- the yfbV gene encoding terminus macrodomain insulation protein YfbV, encoding MSEPTVTPPGFFKKLRLGNEYLKTWPVEKQLAPVFPENRIVKATRFGIRYMPPIAIFTMTWQIALGGNLGPAITTALFACSLPMQGLWWLGKRAATPLPATLLRWFYEIREKFEEAGIALAPVEQTPTYLSLAHLLKRAFKQLDRSFLDDV
- a CDS encoding YfbU family protein — its product is MEMTHAQRLILSNQYKMMTMMDPDNAERYRRYQTIIERGYGLQLRELDRDFDEMSEETCRTIINVMEMYHALQVSRDNLKEQEMPDARRVAFIGFDAATESRYLSYVRFMVNTEGRYTHFDSGSHGFNSQTPMWEKYQRMLAVWLACPRQYHLSTVEIQQILNA
- the ackA gene encoding acetate kinase — protein: MSSKLVLVLNCGSSSLKFAIINPENGEEFLSGLAECFNLPEARLKWKMDGQKHEAALGAGAAHSEALNFIVNTILAQKPELSAQIASIGHRIVHGGEKFTKSVVITDEVIKGIEAAIPFAPLHNPAHLIGIEEARKAFPHLIEKMVAVFDTAFHQTMPEEAYLYALPYSLYKDHSIRRYGAHGTSHFYVSREAAKMLNKPVDELNVITCHLGNGGSVSAVVNGKCVDTSMGLTPLEGLVMGTRSGDIDPAIVFHLHDTLGMSVEDINKLLTKESGLLGLTEVTSDCRYVEDNYDTKADAKRAMDVYCHRLAKYIGSYCALMEGRLDAIIFTGGIGENAAMVRELSLKKLALLGFEVDHQRNLDARFGKSGTITTDNSRLAVVIPTNEELVIAQDASRLTA